The sequence below is a genomic window from Campylobacter concisus.
TTGACTCTTCTTTCGTGTCTGCCGCCTGCAAACTCAGTCTTTAAAAAGACTTCAACCGCCGAGATAGCCACGCCTGCGCCAATAACCCTTGCGCCAAAAGCGATTACGTTTGCGTCGTTGTGCTCTCTGGCAAGTCTAGCGGTAAATTCGTCGTGACAAAGGGCGCATCTTACGTTTTCATGCCTGTTTGCAGCTATTGATATGCCTATGCCAGTGCCACAAACTAGCACGCCGTAGCAGTTAGGCTCAAGCTTGCTCGCTAGCAAATGCGCATAATCAGGGTAATCAACGCTATTTTTATCGTTTGTGCCAAGATCAACTACTTCGTATCCAAGCCCTTTAATAGCCTCTTTAAGCTCGTTTTTTAGCTCAAAACCAGCGTGATCGCTAGCTAAGAAAACTTTGTCTATCTTCATGAAAAGTCCGTTAAATTTTTTGTTGATTATAGTCAAAGTTGCATTAAAATAAAATTTTACTCTCAGCCAAAATGAAGCTATAATTTACCAAAAATTTAAAGGAGAAAATGTGAAAAAAGCGCTCTTTTTAGTGGCTTCTATGCTAGCCTTTGCAAATGAAAATCTAATAGAGATCTACACAGATCAAACCATCATCACTCAAAAATTTAGTGACGCAAATAGCTCTTTTAGCGCCTTTGTGCCAGAGGGTGTGCAGAGTGAGAGCATCACTATAAATGGGGATTGTGACGCGAATGCTTATCTAAAAAAGATCAGCGAAGAAAATAGCCCAAGTTACATAAAATGGAAGCAAGAAGTTGCAAATTTAAGTAGCAAGCTTGAGGCGCTAAATGCAAGAGGTAGGTTTATAGAGCAAGCTTTGGTAGAAGAAAACAAAAGTAACGATGTGACAAAAAGGGCTGATGAGTTTTATAAATTTAGCCTAGAAAATATCGAGAAAATTTCAGCTGCTAAAAGTGAGCTTGAAGTGCTTAAAGAAAATGAGCCAAAGAGCGAGATGGCTGGATTTTTGCAGCTTGATATAAAATTTGCTTGCGACCCAAAAGAGGCGACGCTATCATACATGGATGATGATGCCCCAAAGACGCTAAATGAAATTTATGCAGACACAAAAAACAAAAATATCTTGATAAAACAAGAAATTTTGCTCACCAACCCATTTGCCAGCGATGTTAAAAATTTAAAGCTCGCCATCTATCCGACCAGATACCAAAAGGCGCTTGCTCCAAGCAAGTTTTACCCTTGGTACGAGGAGAGTGAGGCGGAGGCTGATGGTTACGGCGCTTCAAAAAATATGCTAAGAGCTGCGAAAGTCACTGCTGAGGTCGCTGATATGCGTGTGCAAAGAGATGAAAATGAGTTTGCCAAAATTTGGAAGATAGATGGGATAAATTTAGCAAAGGGCGAGAGCAAATATATAACTTATGATACGCAAAAAATGGATGCAAATTTTAGCGTTTTTGCTGATTTTTACGGCTCACTAAAGGCATATAACGTAGCTAGCTTTAAGCTAAATGATGATCTAACGCCAGCTAAAACGCAGTTTTATGTTAATGGTGTTAGTGTTGGCAGTTCAAGCGAGTTTGAGATGAAAGCTAAAGATGAGCCAGCGCAGTTATTTTTAGGACAAAACGAGCTAATCGAGCTTAAAAAAGAGCGCTTAAATAAATTTAAAAAGAGCTCGCTTCTTGGTAAGGATCGCATAAGCGAAGAGGGCTATGAGATAAGTGTCAAAAATAACTCAAGCAAGAGCGTCGATGTCGCCTTGGTCGATCGTGTGCCAGTCTCTGCTGACGAGGCGGTAAAGGTCGAGATAAAGGGCTTTGATAAAAAAGATATCAGCAAAGATGGCAAGGTGGAGCTTAAATTTAGCCTTGCGCCAAAAGAGGAATTTAAAAAAGAGTACTCTTATAAGATCACAAAGCCAAAAATTTAGAGCAAATTTGCTCTAAATTTAGCCATTTATAAATGCACTTGCGATATCTAAAACGTATCTTGTCGGATAAAAGATAGTATCTTTTAAAGGCGAGACGAGGATGATGATAAGGATGACAAAGCCATATCGCGAGATGCCCTCAAGCTTTTCAGCCAGTGCGTGAAAGCCAAAATTTCTAAGCGCATACTCGAGCGTGTGAAAGCCATCAAGTGGTGGGATCGGATAGAGGTTAAAGATGGCTAAAATCAAATTTAAAAGCGCAAGCGTAAATAAAAACTGAAGTAAAATTTCAAAGGTTTCTATATTTAATAGAGCCTTTAGCACAAAAAGCGACAAGACGCCTAGGATGATGTTGTAGCAAATGCCAGCTAGACTTACGTAGATAGCTGCCTTGTAGCCACCATTTCGCACGACTGTGTAGGTATTTACAGGCACTGGTTTTGCCCAGCCAAACATCATACCAGTGCTTAGATAAAGCACCAGCGGCACGATGATAGTGCCAACAAGATCGATGTGTTTTATAGGGTTTATGCTAAGTCTGCCAAGATTTTTTGCTGTGTTATCGCCAAATTTATAAGCGACATATCCGTGAGCGATCTCATGGCCGACGATGGCGATTATTAAAGATAGGACGATAGTAGCGACTTTGATAGGGGCAAAATTAGTGAAGTCCATCAACTTCTCCCTCTTTTAGAGCTTGTTTTGTGAAAAACTCATCATTTTCTATCGTATCTACAAAGCGTCCGATACGCTCCCAGCGCACATTGTAGTTGCTGTCCCAGCTAAAATATATAAACCAAGGCTTACCGACTATGTCCTTGTAAGCCACGCTTCCCCAAAAACGGCTATCGTTTGAGTGGTCGCGGTTGTCGCCTATCATAAAGTACTCATCTTTTGGCACTTTGACGTAAAATGCGTTAAAGTTAAAATTTGGATTTTGCGGTAGTGAGCTAATGAGCGCTGGCTTCATAAAAACGTTTGATTTGTTTGTATTTAGCATGAAAACCATCTGCTCAAATAAATTTACATTTTCATCGTAGTGGATGCCGCTAAATCTATATGGCTCTTTTATGAAAAGTTTGCCATCAAGCTCGGCTATATCGTTACAAGAGTAGCCAAATTTGCTCTCTTTGCCGTTTAAATTTTCACGGCAGTTTGCCTTTATGAAGCTATCTCCCTCTTTTGGGCGTAGATATAGGGCCTTTTCAGTAAAAACGATCTCGTCCTCGCTAGTTGCAAAGCAGCGCTTTACAAAGTGAGTTTTCTCATCGTTTGGATAGCGAAATACGACTATATCGCCCCTTGCAGGACCATCGCCTGTGATGAGGTGACCATTGTCATTTAGCTCAGGCAAAATTTTTACCTCAAGCCACGGAATTCTTGGTGTTGGTATACCATAAACAAATTTTTTTGCAAATAAAAAATCACCAACCAAAAGCGTATTTTTCATCGAACCAGACGGGATAACAAAGGCTTGAGCTATGAAAAATATAACAAAAAGCACGATGATGACTGTGCCAGTCCAGCTTGAGCAAAAGTCATAAAATTTAGTAAAAAATTTTTTCATTATTAGGCTCTTTTTTGGCTAGCTATCTTAGCTTGGGCTGCAAGGATTGTGTTATTTAAAAGCATCGCAATCGTCATCGGACCCACGCCACCAGGAACCGGCGTGATGTATGAGCATTTTGGGGCAACCTCGTCAAAGTCCACATCGCCTACAAGTCTGCCATCATCAAGTCTGTTTATGCCCACATCAACGACTACTGCGCCATCTTTTACCATGTCAGCCTTTAAGAAAAATGGCTTGCCAATGGCTGCGACGATGAGGTCGGCATTTTTACAAATTTCTTTTAAATTTTTAGTCTTGCTGTGAGTCACGGTAACGGTTGCTGAGGCGTTTAAAAGCAAATTTGCCATAGGCTTGCCAACAATGTTGCTTCTGCCAATCACTACTGCATTTAGCCCAGCTACTTCTATGCCATACTCTTTTAAAATTTCCATAACTCCAAGCGGTGTGCAAGGCACAAAACCATCTAGCCCACTAACAAGTTTGCCGACATTTACAGCGTGAAAGCCATCTACGTCTTTTGCTGGATCGATCGTTGCTAAAACGGTATTTGTATCTATATGTTTTGGAAGTGGCAACTGTACCAAGATGCCGTGGATACTATCGTCTAAATTTAGCACATTTATAAGTGCTAGAAGCTCTGCTTGGGTTGTATTTTCGCTTAGACGGTGAGCCACGCTTTTTATGCCGTATTCGTTGCAGGCTTTCTCTTTGGCTCTAACGTATGTTTGAGATGCCTTATCTTCGCCGACCAAGACGACGGCCAAGGTTGGCTCGACGCCAAATTTTTTTAGTTCTTCAGCTCTTACTTTTACGCTTTCTTTGACCTTTAAAGATACAGCTTTGCCGTCTAAAATTTTCATATTGGATCCTTATTTAAAAGCTTTTTTAATCACAAGGGTGGTATCATACCTAAAATTAAATTAAATTTTTAAAAGAGAGGTTTATGCGGTCTGTTTTTTTGATTTTGCTTTTTTGTGTGGCGATTTTTGGAGCTGATTTTATCACAAAGACTGAGTACGCCAAGATGCTATATCTAAATCCACGCGGCATAGGATGCGATAAATGTCACGGCGCAAAGGGTGAGGGCAGTCTAATCTCTAAATACAAGCACTTTGACAAAAAGGTAAACAAAACGGTTGACGATGAGCTTAGAGCACCAAAGATAAATGATATAGAATTTGAAAGCTTTAAAGCAGCTCTAACTAAGCCAAAAGGCGTCATGCCAAGTTACTTTTTGACAGACGAGGAGACAACTATTCTTTATGAGTACATTACAAACAAGATAAATACTCCTTCAAAAGCAGCAAAAGCGCAAAATTTAGGCAAGCCAGTTTCCACTGATACGACGCAAAAACAGCCAGAGCAATCTGCCAAAGCCGCCCCTGCTACAAAACCAGCAGAACCAGCTAAAACTACCACAGCTAAGCCAGCTGAGTCAGCAAAAACTGCTACTACGCAAGCCCCAAAGTCGCCAGCAAAACCAGCTGCAAACCCAAAAGATAATCAAAAAATAAATTTAAAAACACAAAATCAAAAGGATAAAAAATGACAAATAAAGAGGCATTTAGCGAAGCCAAAAAATATATCCCAGGCGGCGTAAATTCACCTGTTCGTGCATTTGGAAGTGTTGGTGGAGAGCCTGTGATGATCGATCACGCTAAGGGAGCTTATCTATACGATGTTGAGGGTAAAAAATACCTTGACTTTATCCAAAGCTGGGGACCACTCATCTTTGGTCACTGCGACAAAGATATCGAAGAGGCGATCATCTCTGCTGTAAAACAAGGCGTATCTTACGGCGCGCCATCTCCAAAAGAGACCGCTCTAGCAAAGCTAATATGTGATGAGTTTAAACAAATAGATAAAATTCGCTTCGTAAGCTCTGGCACAGAGGCCACTATGAGCGCGATAAGAGTGGCTAGAGGATATGCCAAAAAAGACGGACTTATCAAATTTGAAGGCTGCTACCACGGACACAGCGACGCACTTCTTATCAAAGCAGGAAGCGGTGCAACGACATACGGCAACGCTTCAAGCAGCGGCGTACCACAAGATGTTGTGAAAAACACCTATTTGGCAGTTTATAACGATATAGAAAGCGTAAAAGCCATTTTTGAAAATAATAAAGACAAAATCGGCGTCGTCATAATCGAGCCAATCGCAGGAAATATGGGGCTTGTGCCAGCTGATAAGAAATTTTTAGAAGAGCTTAGAGCACTTTGCGATAAATTTGGCGCTGTGCTTATCCTTGATGAGGTTATGAGCGGCTTTAGAGCTTCTCGCTTTGGCTCATATCCATTTCACGAGGTGGACGCTGATCTTGTCACATTTGGCAAGGTCATAGGCGGAGGCATGAACGTCGCTGCATTTGGTGGCAAGGCCAAGATCATGGACTGCCTAAGCCCAGATGGCGCTG
It includes:
- the rpiB gene encoding ribose 5-phosphate isomerase B, which encodes MKIDKVFLASDHAGFELKNELKEAIKGLGYEVVDLGTNDKNSVDYPDYAHLLASKLEPNCYGVLVCGTGIGISIAANRHENVRCALCHDEFTARLAREHNDANVIAFGARVIGAGVAISAVEVFLKTEFAGGRHERRVKKIELEAGK
- a CDS encoding DUF4139 domain-containing protein, translated to MKKALFLVASMLAFANENLIEIYTDQTIITQKFSDANSSFSAFVPEGVQSESITINGDCDANAYLKKISEENSPSYIKWKQEVANLSSKLEALNARGRFIEQALVEENKSNDVTKRADEFYKFSLENIEKISAAKSELEVLKENEPKSEMAGFLQLDIKFACDPKEATLSYMDDDAPKTLNEIYADTKNKNILIKQEILLTNPFASDVKNLKLAIYPTRYQKALAPSKFYPWYEESEAEADGYGASKNMLRAAKVTAEVADMRVQRDENEFAKIWKIDGINLAKGESKYITYDTQKMDANFSVFADFYGSLKAYNVASFKLNDDLTPAKTQFYVNGVSVGSSSEFEMKAKDEPAQLFLGQNELIELKKERLNKFKKSSLLGKDRISEEGYEISVKNNSSKSVDVALVDRVPVSADEAVKVEIKGFDKKDISKDGKVELKFSLAPKEEFKKEYSYKITKPKI
- a CDS encoding site-2 protease family protein; translated protein: MDFTNFAPIKVATIVLSLIIAIVGHEIAHGYVAYKFGDNTAKNLGRLSINPIKHIDLVGTIIVPLVLYLSTGMMFGWAKPVPVNTYTVVRNGGYKAAIYVSLAGICYNIILGVLSLFVLKALLNIETFEILLQFLFTLALLNLILAIFNLYPIPPLDGFHTLEYALRNFGFHALAEKLEGISRYGFVILIIILVSPLKDTIFYPTRYVLDIASAFING
- the lepB gene encoding signal peptidase I; translation: MKKFFTKFYDFCSSWTGTVIIVLFVIFFIAQAFVIPSGSMKNTLLVGDFLFAKKFVYGIPTPRIPWLEVKILPELNDNGHLITGDGPARGDIVVFRYPNDEKTHFVKRCFATSEDEIVFTEKALYLRPKEGDSFIKANCRENLNGKESKFGYSCNDIAELDGKLFIKEPYRFSGIHYDENVNLFEQMVFMLNTNKSNVFMKPALISSLPQNPNFNFNAFYVKVPKDEYFMIGDNRDHSNDSRFWGSVAYKDIVGKPWFIYFSWDSNYNVRWERIGRFVDTIENDEFFTKQALKEGEVDGLH
- the folD gene encoding bifunctional methylenetetrahydrofolate dehydrogenase/methenyltetrahydrofolate cyclohydrolase FolD, which produces MKILDGKAVSLKVKESVKVRAEELKKFGVEPTLAVVLVGEDKASQTYVRAKEKACNEYGIKSVAHRLSENTTQAELLALINVLNLDDSIHGILVQLPLPKHIDTNTVLATIDPAKDVDGFHAVNVGKLVSGLDGFVPCTPLGVMEILKEYGIEVAGLNAVVIGRSNIVGKPMANLLLNASATVTVTHSKTKNLKEICKNADLIVAAIGKPFFLKADMVKDGAVVVDVGINRLDDGRLVGDVDFDEVAPKCSYITPVPGGVGPMTIAMLLNNTILAAQAKIASQKRA
- the hemL gene encoding glutamate-1-semialdehyde 2,1-aminomutase; its protein translation is MTNKEAFSEAKKYIPGGVNSPVRAFGSVGGEPVMIDHAKGAYLYDVEGKKYLDFIQSWGPLIFGHCDKDIEEAIISAVKQGVSYGAPSPKETALAKLICDEFKQIDKIRFVSSGTEATMSAIRVARGYAKKDGLIKFEGCYHGHSDALLIKAGSGATTYGNASSSGVPQDVVKNTYLAVYNDIESVKAIFENNKDKIGVVIIEPIAGNMGLVPADKKFLEELRALCDKFGAVLILDEVMSGFRASRFGSYPFHEVDADLVTFGKVIGGGMNVAAFGGKAKIMDCLSPDGAVYQAGTLSGNPVAMSAGIAAISKINSDPNLYARLEKLALKLMAGFKEAAKSAGITIQTDVRGSMFGYFFTEHAVKNYDDALKSDTKLFAKFHQAMLKRGIYLAPSQFETGFVCDAMSEADIDLAVSAAKEAFLEIKA